The following proteins come from a genomic window of Lytechinus pictus isolate F3 Inbred chromosome 1, Lp3.0, whole genome shotgun sequence:
- the LOC129259021 gene encoding nuclear receptor subfamily 1 group D member 2-like produces the protein MMMTSISTSGYAVLCRVCGDKASGFHYGVHACEGCKGFFRRSIQHNVKYRVCSKGDECLIMRINRNRCQYCRLKKCLAVGMSKDAVRLGRCPKKCKPQGLLMPSPPRSPAGDGDTSALEDSQMKTEQLILSIHEAQKKTLWDWGILQCRSYNLLSQVSDNNNNNGDSVMATRSKIINNLITNNFTASITRIISFAKLVPGFLTLDKSDQITLLKQGSLEILLVRLAHYLNTKEEGAKLIESCQSACQMLEECGLISIKEIMLDVVDFAEKFKALGIVTSEVGLFTAIILLSADRPGLKYPHQIEPLQLQVIQALQSQVMHNHPNDRSVFPRLVTRLSDVRQFSVINSDKMLNIFDGGK, from the exons ATGATGATGACGTCGATATCAACCAGTGGGTATGCAGTCTTATGCCGTGTGTGTGGAGACAAAGCCTCCGGGTTCCACTATGGTGTGCATGCATGTGAAGGCTGCAAG GGTTTCTTTCGAAGAAGTATCcaacacaatgtgaaatatcGGGTGTGTAGTAAGGGAGACGAGTGCCTGATCATGAGAATTAATAGGAACAGATGTCAGTACTGTCGTCTCAAGAAGTGCCTTGCAGTCGGGATGTCCAAAGATG CTGTCCGACTTGGTAGATGCCCCAAGAAGTGCAAACCCCAGGGTTTGTTGATGCCCTCCCCGCCCCGCTCTCCTGCAGGGGACGGGGACACCAGTGCCCTGGAGGACTCACAGATGAAGACTGAGCAGCTAATACTCAGCATCCATGAGGCACAGAAGAAGACCTTATGGGATTGGGGCATCCTACAGTGTAGGAGTTACAACCTCTTATCGCAG GTTTcagataacaataacaataatggagACAGCGTAATGGCAACCCGTTCAAAGATCATCAACAACCTCATCACCAACAACTTCACGGCGTCCATCACCCGCATCATCAGCTTTGCCAAACTAGTTCCGGGTTTCCTAACGTTAGACAAGTCAGACCAGATCACGCTACTCAAGCAGGGCTCGCTGGAAATCCTCCTGGTGCGGCTGGCTCACTATCTAAACACTAAAGAAGAGGGCGCCAAACTCATCGAGAGCTGCCAGTCGGCTTGCCAAATGCTGGAGGAGTGCGGCCTGATATCGATCAAGGAGATCATGCTGGATGTGGTCGACTTTGCAGAGAAATTCAAGGCATTGGGTATCGTGACAAGCGAGGTCGGACTCTTCACTGCAATTATCCTCCTCAGTGCAG ATCGTCCTGGGCTGAAGTACCCTCATCAGATAGAACCGCTGCAGCTTCAGGTCATACAGGCCCTGCAGTCACAGGTCATGCACAACCATCCCAATGACCGTTCCGTGTTCCCTCGTCTCGTCACCAGACTATCAGACGTCAGACAATTCAGCGTCATCAACTCTGACAAGATGCTCAATATTTTTGATGGGGGAAAATGA